The following are encoded together in the Flammeovirga agarivorans genome:
- a CDS encoding helix-turn-helix domain-containing protein — MNHTITSFQKHIKVLSELFSAKSEKENYLDLQEGEIYHYQHQEGIYSLIFNVLNYHRGKNALLEFSEEYNIDYIVIFFLKGLSFTTSDDNEHNIANAHGFVVMKADFNINVDFLQGRNAHHISFLLSSEAIKKQFGENAYQALSKLSFHFFDEHHDIILLRNALRQTFSYISEVKYKVQENLSFALLGMALEYIIRKSDYLDHSNQKIIGSNKNLLNKIIQVQNKIRTMLDEKPDVYELSKEFKLTSHELEENFQIIFGHSIPAYHLKQRIQKGRDLLVSQEMGAKEIAYHLGFSDLPHFSRTFKKEFGLSPRAYMQQYL; from the coding sequence ATGAATCATACCATCACCTCATTTCAGAAACATATTAAGGTACTTTCAGAACTTTTTTCAGCGAAATCAGAAAAGGAAAATTATCTGGATTTACAAGAAGGAGAGATTTACCACTACCAACATCAGGAAGGTATTTACAGCTTAATATTTAATGTTCTGAACTACCATAGGGGTAAGAATGCATTATTGGAGTTTTCTGAAGAATACAACATCGATTATATAGTCATATTCTTTTTAAAAGGTTTAAGCTTTACAACTTCAGATGATAATGAGCATAACATTGCGAATGCACATGGATTTGTAGTCATGAAAGCCGATTTTAATATTAATGTAGATTTTTTGCAAGGAAGAAACGCTCATCATATCTCATTTTTACTCTCCTCAGAAGCTATCAAAAAACAATTTGGGGAAAACGCATACCAGGCATTATCTAAATTATCATTCCACTTCTTTGATGAACATCATGATATAATACTCTTACGAAATGCATTGAGACAGACTTTTTCATACATATCTGAAGTAAAATATAAAGTTCAAGAAAACCTATCATTTGCTTTGTTAGGAATGGCACTTGAATATATCATAAGGAAAAGTGATTATCTAGATCACTCTAATCAAAAAATTATCGGTTCCAATAAAAATCTACTTAATAAAATAATTCAGGTTCAAAATAAAATAAGGACAATGCTTGATGAAAAACCTGATGTTTATGAATTATCAAAAGAGTTTAAATTGACCTCACATGAATTAGAAGAAAATTTTCAAATCATATTTGGGCATAGTATACCGGCATATCATCTCAAACAAAGAATTCAAAAAGGAAGAGATTTATTAGTTTCACAAGAAATGGGTGCTAAAGAAATTGCATATCACTTAGGGTTTTCTGATTTACCTCATTTTTCTAGGACTTTTAAGAAGGAATTTGGGTTGTCCCCTAGAGCTTATATGCAGCAATACTTATAA
- a CDS encoding DUF4345 domain-containing protein, with protein MKLQKIYLTFFAFTLSIIALLYGIMPQWFANTFLGLNHVIPTDASHILRAVSGLYLGLVGFFIYGIFEERYTNAAIIVTAIFCLGLAIGRTISMITDGLPSPILILYVLMEYSIVPLAYMLLRYTNRQKLALQNT; from the coding sequence ATGAAACTACAAAAGATTTACCTTACCTTCTTTGCTTTTACTTTAAGTATAATTGCCTTGTTGTATGGAATTATGCCACAATGGTTTGCCAATACTTTTTTAGGACTTAATCATGTTATCCCTACTGATGCCTCACATATATTACGGGCAGTTTCTGGATTATATCTAGGGTTGGTGGGATTTTTTATTTACGGAATATTTGAAGAGCGATATACGAATGCCGCTATTATAGTCACAGCAATTTTTTGTCTTGGACTGGCAATAGGACGTACCATTAGTATGATTACTGATGGTCTTCCGTCTCCAATATTAATTCTATATGTTTTGATGGAGTATAGTATTGTTCCTCTAGCATATATGCTGTTACGATACACAAATAGACAAAAATTAGCTTTGCAGAATACGTAA
- the cobA gene encoding uroporphyrinogen-III C-methyltransferase: MTPTFYLIGAGPGDAELLTLKALRLLKESKVVLYDALVSEDVLAFIPSHVEKIFVGKRAGAHYLKQEETNELIVEMAYKYGSVTRLKGGDSFVFGRGQEEIEFAKSKGINSVVVPGISSSLAGPTLAGIPVTKRGINESFWVVTATTCSGGLSKDLTHAAASTATIVVLMGVGKLELISQLFTMYRNENEPIALVQDISLPTQKVVIGDLSNIVNKANEAGIRPPAIIVIGEVVKLGTETEIVEHCINHQ, from the coding sequence ATGACACCTACTTTTTACTTAATCGGAGCTGGACCAGGAGATGCTGAGTTATTGACACTTAAGGCATTAAGATTACTCAAAGAGAGTAAAGTAGTACTTTATGATGCTTTAGTATCAGAAGATGTATTAGCATTTATTCCTTCACATGTTGAAAAAATATTTGTAGGTAAAAGAGCTGGAGCACATTACTTAAAACAAGAAGAAACAAACGAGCTTATTGTTGAAATGGCATATAAGTATGGTTCTGTTACAAGATTAAAAGGTGGAGATTCATTTGTTTTCGGTAGAGGACAAGAAGAAATTGAATTCGCAAAGAGTAAAGGAATAAACAGTGTGGTTGTTCCAGGTATTTCTTCTTCATTAGCGGGGCCTACTCTTGCAGGAATTCCAGTTACTAAAAGAGGAATTAATGAAAGCTTCTGGGTAGTGACTGCAACTACTTGTTCTGGTGGTTTATCAAAAGATTTAACTCATGCTGCTGCATCTACTGCAACAATCGTTGTATTAATGGGTGTTGGTAAATTAGAGTTGATCTCCCAATTGTTTACTATGTATAGAAACGAAAACGAACCTATTGCATTAGTACAAGATATTTCACTTCCTACTCAAAAAGTAGTTATCGGAGACCTAAGTAATATTGTCAATAAAGCCAATGAGGCAGGTATCAGACCTCCAGCAATTATTGTAATTGGTGAAGTAGTTAAACTTGGTACTGAAACAGAAATAGTTGAGCATTGTATCAACCACCAATAA
- the nirB gene encoding nitrite reductase large subunit NirB, which translates to MTKIVIVGNGMVSYKLCEKLVEKNTTASITVIGEEPRPAYDRVHLSAYFEDANADKLSMASRDWYEGNGIDLITSEKVSKINREKKEITTHNNNTFAYDYLVLATGSAAFVPPIKGVDKKGVFVYRTIEDLEMMMAYGKKASSAAVLGGGLLGLEAAKAALDMNLKTSVVEFAPRLMPRQIDEEGGNLLKQKMEDLGIEILLNKATSQITGEGTMTGMEFSDDTKLDVDMLIISAGIRPRDELGKEAGLEVAERGGFVVNSLMQTNDPSIFAVGECASHNNMIYGLVAPGYDMAEVVAEQLVHNTDEYQFDGFDMSTKLKLIGVDVASFGDPFCDNTPHSPISISDTQAGIYKRINVSEDGKTLLGGILIGDAEDYNMLHQMCVNEMALPPHPVDLIAKGSGDSGAAIGVDALPDTAQVCSCENVSKGDVCCAIKDDGVTDINGIKKATKAGTGCGGCLPMVNNILEDTLKKMGATIRKEICEHFPYSRQELFDLIKVNEIKTYKELLNKYGQGSGCETCKPAVASLLASIWNDLILKEATIQDTNDRFLANIQKGGSYSVVPRIAGGEITPDKLIAIGEVAKEFDLYTKITGGQRIDLFGATLNDLPLIWEKLIEAGFESGHAYGKSLRTVKSCVGSTWCRFGLHDSVGFAIEIENRYKGLRSPHKLKGGVSGCIRECAEARGKDFGVIATEKGWNLYVGGNGGANPKHAILLAGDITKEEVVKYIDRFLMFYIKTAEPLQRTAPWLEKLEGGIDYLKQVVVEDSLGIGEQLESDMEVLIANYSCEWKEAINNPKIRKRFAHFSNSDQDDPTQKFKRERDQRFPVAW; encoded by the coding sequence ATGACAAAAATAGTAATCGTAGGGAACGGTATGGTCAGCTATAAGCTGTGCGAAAAGCTTGTAGAAAAAAATACTACCGCTTCTATCACTGTCATAGGCGAAGAACCGCGTCCTGCATACGATAGAGTACATCTTAGTGCATATTTTGAAGACGCGAATGCAGACAAACTATCTATGGCTTCAAGAGATTGGTACGAGGGAAATGGTATCGATCTTATTACTTCAGAAAAAGTCTCAAAAATTAATAGAGAAAAGAAGGAAATTACTACGCACAACAATAATACATTTGCGTATGACTACTTAGTATTAGCTACGGGTAGTGCTGCTTTTGTTCCTCCTATTAAAGGGGTAGACAAGAAAGGTGTATTTGTGTATAGAACTATTGAAGACCTAGAAATGATGATGGCTTATGGTAAAAAAGCTTCATCTGCTGCTGTATTAGGTGGAGGTTTATTAGGTCTTGAAGCTGCAAAAGCAGCATTAGACATGAACCTAAAAACTTCTGTTGTAGAGTTCGCTCCTAGATTAATGCCAAGACAAATCGACGAAGAAGGTGGAAACCTTTTAAAGCAAAAGATGGAAGATCTTGGTATTGAAATCTTATTAAATAAAGCAACTTCTCAGATCACTGGAGAAGGAACGATGACAGGGATGGAATTCTCAGACGACACTAAATTAGATGTCGATATGTTAATTATATCTGCTGGTATTCGACCAAGAGACGAATTAGGTAAAGAAGCAGGTCTTGAAGTTGCAGAGAGAGGTGGTTTTGTTGTTAACTCGTTAATGCAGACCAACGACCCATCTATTTTTGCAGTTGGAGAATGTGCTTCTCATAATAATATGATATATGGTTTAGTAGCACCTGGTTATGATATGGCCGAGGTAGTTGCTGAACAACTTGTACACAACACAGATGAATATCAGTTCGACGGATTTGATATGTCTACTAAATTAAAACTAATTGGTGTAGACGTTGCAAGTTTTGGTGATCCATTCTGTGATAATACTCCTCACTCTCCTATTTCAATTTCAGACACACAAGCTGGAATCTACAAAAGAATTAATGTGAGTGAAGACGGCAAAACATTGTTGGGTGGTATATTAATTGGCGACGCTGAAGACTACAATATGCTACACCAAATGTGTGTAAATGAGATGGCACTACCTCCTCATCCTGTAGATTTAATTGCCAAAGGAAGTGGAGATAGTGGTGCTGCGATTGGAGTAGATGCTTTACCAGACACTGCACAAGTATGTTCTTGTGAAAATGTTTCTAAAGGTGATGTTTGTTGTGCTATTAAAGACGATGGTGTTACTGACATCAATGGAATTAAGAAAGCAACAAAAGCAGGTACTGGTTGTGGCGGATGTTTACCAATGGTAAATAACATTCTTGAGGATACACTTAAGAAAATGGGCGCGACAATTAGAAAAGAAATCTGTGAGCACTTCCCATACAGTCGTCAAGAATTATTCGATCTAATCAAGGTCAACGAAATCAAAACATATAAAGAGTTATTAAATAAATATGGTCAAGGTTCAGGTTGCGAAACTTGTAAACCAGCCGTTGCCTCTTTATTGGCTTCAATTTGGAACGATTTAATCCTAAAAGAAGCTACGATCCAAGATACTAATGATCGATTCTTGGCTAACATCCAAAAGGGCGGTTCATATTCAGTTGTCCCAAGAATCGCTGGTGGTGAAATCACTCCTGATAAGCTTATTGCTATCGGTGAAGTAGCCAAAGAATTCGATCTTTATACAAAAATCACTGGTGGTCAACGTATTGACTTATTCGGAGCAACATTAAACGACTTACCATTAATCTGGGAAAAACTAATTGAAGCAGGTTTTGAAAGTGGTCACGCCTATGGTAAATCACTTCGTACTGTAAAAAGTTGTGTCGGTAGTACATGGTGTCGATTTGGTCTTCATGACTCAGTAGGTTTTGCTATTGAAATTGAAAACAGATACAAAGGTTTAAGATCTCCACATAAATTAAAAGGTGGTGTATCTGGTTGTATCCGTGAGTGTGCAGAAGCAAGAGGTAAAGACTTTGGTGTTATTGCTACAGAAAAAGGATGGAACCTATATGTTGGTGGTAATGGCGGTGCCAACCCTAAACATGCCATCTTATTAGCTGGAGATATCACTAAAGAAGAAGTCGTAAAATATATTGATAGATTCTTAATGTTCTACATCAAAACTGCAGAACCTTTACAAAGAACTGCTCCTTGGTTAGAAAAATTAGAAGGAGGCATCGATTACTTAAAGCAAGTAGTAGTAGAAGACTCTTTAGGAATTGGAGAACAACTAGAATCTGATATGGAGGTATTGATTGCCAATTACAGTTGTGAATGGAAAGAAGCAATCAACAATCCTAAAATCCGTAAACGTTTCGCTCACTTTAGCAACTCGGATCAAGACGATCCAACACAAAAGTTCAAAAGAGAGAGAGACCAAAGATTCCCTGTTGCTTGGTAA
- the nirD gene encoding nitrite reductase small subunit NirD — MIFETNTIEEVKVWVNAGPTSDFPEDGGSSIFYEGEQIAIFNFSHLNKWFATQNLCPHKKQMILSRGMLGTEGDTPKVACPYHKKTFSLETGENLNGCEDSIKTFPIKIENDTVFVGLYEKK, encoded by the coding sequence ATGATTTTTGAAACAAATACAATAGAAGAAGTTAAAGTTTGGGTTAACGCAGGCCCAACTTCTGACTTCCCTGAAGATGGAGGTTCATCCATTTTTTATGAAGGTGAACAAATTGCAATTTTCAATTTCTCACATTTAAATAAATGGTTTGCTACTCAAAATCTTTGTCCCCACAAAAAGCAAATGATCCTTTCAAGAGGTATGCTTGGTACTGAAGGGGACACGCCTAAAGTTGCTTGCCCATATCACAAGAAAACTTTTTCTCTAGAGACTGGAGAGAATCTAAACGGATGCGAGGACTCTATTAAAACATTTCCCATAAAAATAGAGAACGATACAGTATTCGTAGGACTTTACGAGAAAAAATAG
- a CDS encoding YMGG-like glycine zipper-containing protein, which yields MKNHFIIIVALLLTSVSLSAQTNYNIEENSSTESQTVSASDSSSGNTVPTTSISKSIGLYVFPSNNQDQATMDADEMACYKWAIEQTGYDPLNPTVVQAKKADTSADGSMVVGAAGGAAAGAAIGAIAGDAGKGAAIGAVAGGLRGRRAKKYGDAVEQKQNNQAAATQNAEAKENFSKAFSACMEGKGYTVK from the coding sequence ATGAAAAATCACTTTATAATCATCGTTGCATTATTACTGACTTCTGTTTCGTTATCTGCACAAACGAATTATAATATTGAAGAAAATTCTAGTACCGAATCTCAAACTGTTAGTGCTTCGGACAGTTCTTCTGGAAATACAGTACCAACAACATCTATTTCTAAAAGTATTGGTCTATATGTTTTTCCATCGAATAATCAAGATCAAGCGACAATGGATGCCGATGAAATGGCATGTTATAAATGGGCCATTGAACAAACAGGTTATGATCCATTAAACCCAACAGTTGTTCAAGCAAAAAAGGCAGATACCTCTGCGGACGGTTCTATGGTAGTAGGAGCTGCAGGCGGTGCAGCAGCAGGAGCTGCAATTGGTGCTATTGCAGGTGATGCAGGAAAAGGTGCGGCTATTGGAGCTGTTGCAGGCGGTCTAAGAGGAAGAAGAGCAAAAAAATATGGTGATGCAGTTGAGCAAAAACAAAATAATCAAGCTGCTGCAACACAAAATGCAGAAGCGAAAGAGAATTTCTCTAAAGCGTTTTCTGCATGTATGGAAGGAAAAGGATATACAGTAAAATAA
- a CDS encoding sensor histidine kinase: MTKQDSSQSTLTSKIEKLSINKLWSLYFIAITVIILLITFSQVINYSFSERQSVDADIINKAGRQRMLSQKITKCVLLFQLDKQGSYKKELSFALNEWELSHTELGRHNDEIQNSIVKAEADELYSKMHTFQQKVFENAHKLLNNETDSTLTQEVLDNEAYYLIYMDQLVGVYSDYANQKLNVVQNTSLLLFLITLTILFFELAYVFRPTARRIKKTIQELEKTKNINHEKIQEVDQLYRSLGQAYQHLSESKETDENLHVVLGKVNDEGDFIETSENLIDILKIEENETPRNIFHWLIPEGYKEEMIREILDSALNEETWMGNLKVTDEDGDFVWIEIIITKVHKDKPEILIVGRDTTDQKESEERSKEINQEEIDKHIETQKSRSLLILKGQEEERGRISKDIHDGIGQLLTALKFSLESINLAQAKLSSQKLKESKKLLKNIIREVRRVSFNLSPNTLGDYGINAVLTRFASETSRLSDVNVTFNNKSDFNKRFERHIETNIYRIVQEAVNNAIKYSKAAQVEIDLIHDFEMLYISIKDNGDGFDTDNIEIHGGGNGLLNMKERAGFVGGSIEVTSSIGKGTTISVEVPIEEV, translated from the coding sequence ATGACAAAACAAGATAGTTCTCAAAGTACCCTTACGTCCAAAATTGAAAAACTAAGTATCAATAAATTATGGTCTTTGTATTTTATTGCCATTACTGTAATCATTTTATTGATCACCTTTTCGCAGGTAATTAATTATTCTTTTTCAGAAAGGCAAAGCGTCGATGCTGATATAATCAATAAGGCAGGTCGACAAAGAATGCTAAGTCAGAAGATTACAAAATGTGTTCTTTTATTTCAATTAGATAAACAAGGTAGTTATAAGAAAGAATTATCCTTTGCCTTAAATGAATGGGAGTTATCTCATACTGAACTAGGTAGACACAATGATGAAATTCAGAACTCTATTGTTAAAGCTGAAGCTGATGAGCTATATAGTAAAATGCATACCTTTCAACAAAAGGTATTTGAAAATGCCCATAAACTACTAAATAATGAAACTGACTCAACATTAACTCAAGAAGTTTTAGATAATGAAGCGTACTATTTGATCTATATGGATCAGTTAGTAGGTGTATATTCTGACTACGCGAATCAAAAGTTAAATGTAGTACAAAATACTTCCCTCCTACTTTTCTTAATTACACTCACCATTTTATTCTTCGAATTAGCTTATGTATTTAGACCTACTGCTAGAAGAATTAAAAAAACTATCCAAGAACTCGAAAAAACAAAGAATATCAATCATGAAAAAATTCAAGAGGTTGACCAACTCTATCGATCTTTAGGTCAAGCGTATCAACATTTATCGGAATCGAAAGAAACGGATGAGAATCTACATGTCGTATTAGGAAAAGTAAATGATGAAGGAGACTTCATAGAAACTTCTGAGAACTTAATAGACATCCTGAAGATTGAAGAAAATGAAACACCAAGAAATATCTTCCATTGGTTAATTCCTGAAGGTTATAAAGAAGAAATGATTAGAGAGATCCTTGATTCTGCTTTAAATGAAGAAACTTGGATGGGCAATCTGAAAGTAACTGATGAGGATGGTGATTTTGTTTGGATAGAAATTATTATCACAAAAGTTCATAAGGACAAACCTGAAATACTCATTGTAGGGAGAGACACTACAGATCAAAAAGAGTCAGAAGAAAGATCAAAAGAGATTAATCAGGAAGAAATTGATAAACATATAGAAACCCAGAAGTCGAGATCTTTATTAATATTAAAGGGACAAGAAGAAGAAAGAGGTAGAATCTCTAAAGATATTCATGATGGCATTGGACAACTACTTACTGCATTAAAGTTTAGTTTAGAATCCATTAATCTAGCTCAAGCAAAATTATCTTCTCAAAAATTAAAGGAATCGAAAAAACTACTTAAGAATATTATCAGAGAAGTAAGAAGAGTATCCTTCAACCTCTCACCAAATACTTTAGGTGATTACGGCATTAATGCGGTATTAACTCGATTCGCATCCGAGACAAGTAGATTATCTGATGTAAATGTCACTTTTAATAATAAATCGGATTTTAATAAAAGGTTCGAGAGACATATTGAAACTAATATCTACAGAATCGTCCAGGAAGCGGTCAACAATGCTATCAAATACTCAAAAGCTGCACAAGTAGAAATAGATTTGATACATGATTTTGAAATGTTATATATCTCAATCAAGGACAATGGCGATGGCTTCGATACTGATAATATTGAAATTCATGGTGGTGGCAATGGACTACTAAACATGAAAGAAAGAGCCGGATTCGTTGGCGGTAGTATAGAGGTAACCTCTTCAATTGGAAAAGGTACTACGATCTCAGTAGAAGTACCTATTGAAGAAGTCTAA
- a CDS encoding response regulator transcription factor — protein MSQISVVLTDDHVVVRNGIKLLLENSHEIDVIGEGANGQEALNLCKKLQPDVLVIDIRMPVMNGIEATSKVKEYSPNTQVLILSMHDDAEYILDAAEKGASGYLLKDSNSDEFLKAIKTVHQGKKYFSGDISKVLVEGYLNIKNNPASTTTSDTEQEKTFDLTKREKEILKYVAAGKSSKDIAATLNKSVRTIETHRFNIMKKMEVKSAVELIAKINELPTLKAELAL, from the coding sequence ATGAGTCAAATTTCAGTAGTATTAACTGACGATCACGTAGTTGTACGTAACGGCATTAAGCTATTATTAGAAAATAGCCATGAAATTGATGTTATTGGAGAAGGAGCTAACGGTCAAGAAGCATTAAATCTTTGTAAAAAACTGCAACCAGACGTTTTAGTGATCGACATTAGAATGCCTGTAATGAACGGAATTGAGGCTACTTCCAAAGTGAAGGAATACAGCCCCAATACACAGGTTTTAATCCTTTCCATGCATGATGATGCTGAATACATTTTGGATGCAGCAGAAAAAGGAGCTAGTGGTTATCTATTAAAAGATTCTAATAGTGACGAATTCTTGAAAGCTATCAAAACAGTACATCAAGGAAAGAAATACTTTAGTGGAGATATCTCGAAGGTTTTAGTAGAAGGATACTTAAACATAAAAAATAATCCTGCCTCTACCACTACTAGTGATACTGAACAGGAGAAAACTTTTGACCTTACAAAGAGAGAAAAAGAAATCCTTAAATATGTAGCTGCAGGAAAAAGTAGCAAAGACATCGCTGCAACACTTAATAAAAGTGTGAGAACGATTGAAACACATCGATTTAATATCATGAAAAAAATGGAAGTAAAAAGTGCTGTAGAGTTGATCGCTAAAATCAACGAATTACCTACTTTAAAAGCAGAATTAGCTTTATAA